ACCGTGATCGTGCCGGTGGGCGCCAAGGGCGGCTTCGTGCTCAAGCAGAAGCCGGGCGACCGGGACGAGGCGGTGGTCTGCTACAAGGAGTTCGTCGGCGCGATGCTGGACGTCACCGACAACATCGTCGGCGGCGAGATCGTCCCGCCCGACGATGTGGTCCGGCAGGATGCCGATGACCCGTACCTGGTGGTGGCGGCGGACAAGGGCACCGCGACCTTCTCCGACATCGCCAACGAGATCTCCACCGCGCACAACTTCTGGCTGGGCGACGCGTTCGCCTCCGGCGGCTCTGCCGGATATGACCACAAGAAGATGGGCATCACCGCCCGGGGCGCCTGGGAGTCGGTGAAGCGGCACTTCCGCGAGCTGGGCCACGACACCCAGACCGAGGACTTCACCGTGGTCGGCGTCGGCGACATGTCCGGCGACGTGTTCGGCAACGGGATGCTGCTGTCGGAGCACATCCGGCTGGTGGCCGCCTTCGACCACCGGCACATCTTCCTCGACCCGGATCCGGACGCCGCGACCTCGTACGCCGAGCGGAAGCGGCTGTTCGACCTGCCCCGGTCCTCGTGGGAGGACTACAACCCGGAGCTGATCTCGGCTGGGGGTGGGGTGTATTCGCGGTCCGCCAAGTCGATCCCGGTCAGCCCGCAGGTCCGCGCGGTGCTCGGCCTCGACGACGACGTCACCCAGCTGTCGCCGCAGGAGCTGATGAAAGCCATCCTCACGGCGCCGGTCGACCTGTTCTGGAACGGCGGCATCGGCACCTACGTGAAGGCGGCGAGCCAGACCAACGCCGAGGTCGGGGACAAGTCCAACGACGCCATCCGGGTGGACGGCAAGAACCTGCGCTGCCGGGTGGCCGGCGAGGGCGGCAACCTGGGGTGGACCCAGCTCGGCCGGATCGAGTACGCGCAGGCCGGCGGTCGGATCTACACCGACTTCATCGACAACGCGGCCGGGGTGGACACCTCGGACCACGAGGTGAACATCAAGATCCTGCTCAACACGGCGGTCGCCGACGGCGAGCTGACCATGGACGAGCGGGACGGACTGCTCGCCGAGATGACCGACGAGGTCGCCGAGCTGGTGCTGCGGGACAACTACGACCAGGCCCGGGCGATCAACAACGCCCAGGCCCAGGCCGCCTCGCTGCTCCCGGTGCACCGGCGGATGCTCAACGAGCTGGAGCGGTCCGGCCAGCTCGACCGGGCGCTGGAGGCGCTCCCGCCGGACGAGGAGCTGGCGGTCCGCACCGAGTCCGGGCTGACCGCGCCGGAGTTCGCGGTGCTGTTGGCGTACGTCAAGATCGTGCTGGAACGCGAGATCGTGGCCGATGGGCTGGCCGACGAGGAGTGGACGACCGACGTCCTGGTCAACTACTTCCCGACGCCGCTCCGGGAGCGGTTCGCCGACCGGATGGGCCGGCACCGGCTGCATCGGGACATCGTCACCACCGTGCTGGTCAACGAGGCGATCAACCGGGGCGGCATCTCGTTCGTGTTCCGGGTCGTCGAGGAGACGGCCGCCTCGGCGGCGGACGTGCTCCGGGCGTACGTGGTGGTGCGCGAGGTGTTCGGGCTGCGTGAGCTGTGGGACGCGGTGGAGGCGCTGGACAACAAGGTCTCGCCCGAGTTGCAGACCAACGTCTACCTGGACACCCGGCGGCTGCTCGACCGGGCGGTGCGCTGGCTGGTCACCAACCGGCGCTCGCCGATCGACGTGCCGGCGGAGATCGCCCGGCTGCGGGACGGAATCGCCCGGCTGCTGCCCGGCCTGGAGAACCTCTTCTACGGCAGCGAGCGCGAGGCCATCGCGGCGCACATCGACTCGCTGACCTCCAGCGGGCTGCCGCGCGAGCTGGCCGAGCAGGCCACCCGGCTGATGTACAGCTTCGGCCTGCTCGACGTGGTGGAGACCGCCCGGTCCACCGGCCGGGACGTGGGTGAGGTGGCCTCGGTCTACTTCGTCCTCTCCGACCGGTTCCGGGTGGACGCCCTGCTGTCGAAGATCTCGCTGCTGCCGCGCGAGGACCGCTGGCAGACGTTGGCCCGGATGGCGCTGCGCTACGACCTGTACGCCGCGCTGGCCGCGCTCACCGCGGAGGTCCTCGGGTCCACCCCGGACAGCCTCCCGCCGGTCGAGCGGGTGCAGGAGTGGGAGCAGGCGAACGCCACCTCGATCCACCGGGCGCACCGGGCGATGGGGGAGTTCGACGAGTCCCGGGCCGACCTGTCCGCCCTGTCGGTGCTGCTGCGGCAGATCCGTACCCTGGTGCGGACCTCGGCCGCGGCCTGACCCGCACGGACGCCGGCGCGGCCCGGCGGTCGGTCACCCGACCGCCGGGCCGCGCCCTGGCGTTTCACGTCACTGCGTCATGGTGGCGAGGACGATGACGTTGTCCAGGTAGCTGCGGGCGCTCTGATCGAACGCCCCGCCGCAGGTCACCACCCGCAGACTCGGCTTGTCGCTGGGGCCGTAGACCAGCTCGGTCGGGAACGCCGTCTTCGGGTACGACTTCACCTCGTCGACGGTGAAGGTGACGCTCCGACCGTCCTCGCGGGCGACCGTGATGGTGTCCCCCTGCCGGAGCGAGCCGAGGCTGAAGAAGACGGCCGGCCCGAGCTTGGCCGAGTCGACGTGGCCGACGATGACGGCGTTGCCGACCTCGCCGGGGCTGGCGCCGGGGGCATACCAGCCGGCCTTCTGGGCCTGGTCCAGCGGGGGCACCTGGACGGTGCCGTCGGGGTTGGTGCCGAGCGTCATGATCTCGGCGTCCACCCCGATACGGGGAATCGAGATGGTCGTCGGGTTCGACCGGTCCAGGCCGACGGGGGCGAGGTCCGGGTCCGGCGCGTCCGGCGCCTGCTCGGTGGCGGAGGCCTGGTCGGCGACCTGGGCGCCGCCGACGGTCGCGGGGGCGGCGGTGGTCGCGTCGCCCGGCCCGGCCTGGGCCAGCGGCTGGGGCGGGCGGGGCGGCGGCACGGTCCGCACCGACGCGCCGATCATGCCGGCACCCACCATGGCGAGGAGGACGACGACGGCCACGCCGGCGGCGCGCCACGGTCTCCCGTGACGGCCGCCGGCCGGTGTCGCCGTCGTGTCAGCCGAGGTCATTGGCCCGACGCCGACGCAGCAGGACCATGCCACCCAGGGCGGCGGCGCCGATCACGCCCACCCCGCTGGCGGCCATGCCGCGGTCGACGCTGGTGGTGGTCATGCCACCGTCACCCCCGTCGACGTGGCCACGCGGCATGCAGCGGTCCCGGTCGTCGTGGTCCCGACGGTCCTGGTCCTTGTTGTTCTCGTCCTTGCGGTCGCGGTCCTTGCCGTCGTCGTGCTTGTTGTTCTCGTCCTTGCGGTCGCGGTCCTTGCCGTCGTGGTCCTTGTTGTCGCGGTTGTTGCGGTCCTCGTCCGACTGGTCGTCGGCCATGCCCCCGCCCTGGCCGTCGGACCCCGGCTGCCAGGTCTGGTCAGAGTTACCGTTCCAGTCCTTGCGGTCCTCGTCCTTGCGGTTGTCGTCCTTGCCGTCGTCGTGCTTGTTGTTCTCGTCCTTGCGGTTGTCGTCCTTGCCGTCGTCGTGCTTGTTGTTCTCGTCCTTGCGGTTGTCGTCCTTGCCGTCGTCGTGCTTGTTGTTCTCGTCCTTGCGGTCCTCGTCCTTGCGGTCGCGGTCCTTGCCGTCGTGGTCCTTGCGGTCCTCGTCCTTGCGGTCCCAGTCCTTGCGGTCCCAGTCCTTGCGGTCCCAGTCCCCGTGGTCCCCAGGGCAGAACTCAAGAAGACTGACCTGCGGCTTGGCGACGACGTTGCCCGTGTACGCGTGTCCGGCCGCGTACGCCGCCCCGGGCGAGAACAGCAGCAGGGACGCGCCGCCGAGAGCGGCTCCCGCAACGACCTTCCCGAGCATCTTCTTTCCCATGACCTGCGTCACTCCATCCCTGTTTGTCCTGAGCCCGACGAGAGCCGAGCTACGACCGACGTTAGACCGTTTCGCGAACTATCAGGGGAAAGATTCATGTTCTAAAGTCTATTGGCGGTACGGGGCATAGGAGTGCTAAGCGGCTTTATGCTGGGATTAGGGGGGCGGGGCGGCCTTCCATGCCACCTGGGCGGCTGCGGCCCCAGTGGGCCCGGAGGTTCCCCCTCCGCCGGACCCTGCCCCGCTCGGTGGACCTGCGGCGATCCGGCCCTGCTGCGCCGCCCCGTCCCCGCAAGGTGGTTCGCCCCTTACGGTTACGGCGATCAGGGCATCGAACCTTGCCGTGGAAGCGCTCCCATGCAAGCGACCCACTGCCCAACCTGGTGACCAACACCTCGGGGCTAGCCGGGCGGGACCGCCATGTGCGACGCGGTCAAGGCCAACGGCGCGTACGTCAACGGGGTCGGGTTACGCCCTGGCGAAGGCAGTCCGCGTGGATCGACTGGAACCAGTACGTCGACTAGCTCTCGTTCCCCAGGCGTTCCGCAGCGAGCTGGTCTCGGTCGGTTTCGACAGCAACATCGGCATGCTGATCGACACCTCCCGCAACGGCTGCGGCACCGCCCGGCCCACCGGCCCGGGCGCGACGACCAGCGTGGACGCCTACGTCAACGGTGGTCGGATCGACCGGCGGATCCACGCCGGCAACTGGGACGAGGGCAAGGGCTTCGACCGGATGTGCGACCCGACCTACACCGGCAACGCCCGCAACGGCCAACAGCATGAGCGGCGCCCTGCCGAACGCGCCGATCTCCGGTGCCTGGTGCTCCGCGCAGTTCCAGGAGCTCATGAGGAACGCCTACCCGCCGCACTCCTGAGCAACAGGTAGGCCCAGCCGTCGCGGCGGGAGGGAGGCACCGCCGCGGCAGATTCCCCCGGGCCCCTGGTCCGACCGTCCACCGGTCGGACCAGGAGCCCCCGCCGTGGGTTTCCGCCCGGGTCGACTCGTCCCGACGCCCGGGGACGTGCTCAGGGGACGGTCTTCTCGATTGCCGCCCGGCCCAGCTCGGCCAGGTCCCGGCGGGCCCGCTCCAGGTTCTCCGGGGTGAGGTCCTGGCCCCGGGCCATCACCAGGTCCTCCGGCTCCCACGGCTGCTCTGCACCGGTGCGGATGTTGTCGCCACCCGCGCCGGTGCCGGTCCCGGTGGCCCCGGTGCCCGCCGCGTACGGATCGCCGAGCAGGTCCTCGGTCGCCCCGGACGGTCCGCTGCCCGGCTCGGCGAAGACCGGGGTGTCCCGGTCCGGGCCGCCCCCGCCGGTCAACTGCGGCACGGTGCTCTCGTCGTCCACCGCGGCGGCCACCTCCGGGCGCTCCTCCAGCGGTCGGTCCCGATCGGTCATGCTGCTGCCCTCCTGTCCCCAGACGCGTTCCCTCGTCTCGCGTACCCCGTCCGGACCGGGCCATGCCGGCAGGGTCAGACCTGCCGGCCCTCCTCGGTGGTCGGCGGCTCGACCGGCCGCAGCCACTGCCACAGGAGCATCAGCAGGCCGGCGCCCCGGCCGGTGACCGGCCGGGGCGCCACGGGTACCGGTCAGCGACCGAGGACGCGGTCCAGGAAGTCCCGGTAGCCGCGTACGGCGATCCGGAGCTGCTCGGTGTCGGCCGAGCCGGAATCCTGCCAGCCGCCCAGCTTGGTCTTCTGCGCGCGCAGCGCGGTGGAGAGCGCCTCGATCGCCTCCTCGACCAGCGACTGCGCCTCGCCGACCGCGGCCCGCGGGTCGTCCACGAAGCGGAGCTGGACGTCCCGCCAGCGGTCCCGGAAGCCCTGGGCGGTTTCCGGCTCGAAGAGCGTGGCCGCATCCGCCGGCACCGCGCCCGGGGTCGGCCGGGCCGCCCCGGCCAGGGCCGCCCCGGCCAGGGCCGCCCCGGCGGCGGCGCCGGCCGTCCCGGCCCCGGCCGCCGCAGTGCTGGCGTCCGGGTCGACCATCGTCGGCTCGGCGCGGCCGTAGCCGGCCGCGCCGGCGGCCACCGCGTCGTCCCGGTCGCCCGGCTGTGCGGCAGCCCACCGGTCGGGGTCGTGCAGCCGGTCGCCGGCCGTCGGGTCGGCCCGCTCGTCGTCGAACGCGTCAGTCCGCCCCGGGGCGCCGTCGCCCGGCCGGGCGGTGTCCTCGCCGCGCGGGTCCCGCTCGTCCTCCGGCCGGCCGCTGGCCATGGCCGAGGCGGCCACCGCGTCGCCGACCGTGGTCGCGCCGAACGTGGTGGGCAGCGGCGCCGGCTCGTGGAACTCGGGGCGGCCGTCCCGGTCGGTGTCGGCCGCCTCGCCCTCCGCGTCCCGGGCGTCCCGCAGGTCGTACGGGCGGGTCTCGTCCAGGTTCGCGGCGTCCCGGCGGTCGCCGGTCAGCGTCTCGTCCCGGTCGTCGGGGCGGTCGTCGACCACGGCGGGGTCGTCGAAGGTGCCCCGGTCGTCCAGCGCGTCCTCGGTTACGTCGGCCCGGTCGTGCCGGGCGCCGTCGTCGCCGGAACCGTCGGCCGGCGATGGCACCGGCACGGGAGCGGACCGGATGGCCTCGGGGTGCTCGTTCGTGGCCTGCTGCTCTTCCTGGCGCATGGTGGTGGCCTCCTCAGCGGCTCGTGGCGTCGTCGTGCGGGTGGTCGGGGCGGCGCTGCGTCGGCGGCTGGAGCCCGACCGGGTCCTCGCCGAGCAGATCGGCGAAGAGGGCCCGGTAGTGCACGACCGCTTGGCGGAGCTCCTCGGTGCTGGTCTCGCCGCGCTCGGTGCGCAGCCGGATCTCGTGGGCGTCCCGGTAGTGGGTCAGGGTGCGGGCGTGCTCGACGGAGAGATGGGCGATCTGGTCAGAGAAGTCCCCGGTGGGGTACCCCCGCTCGGCGATCAGCCGGCTGACCAGCTCATCGGCCTCGCCGACGGTCTCGGCGGGGGAGTCGACGAAGCGGACCTGGAGTTCCTCCCAGGCGGCGGCGTACCGGGCCCGGGATTCGGGGTCCAGCGGGGTGAGTTCGAGTTCGGCGTGCCGGCGCTCCCGCTCCCGCAGCTCACGCTCGGCCGCGCCGCGGCTGTCCCGCTCGGCGACCATCCGGTCGTACTCGGGGCCGAAGCGCTGCCTGAGCGAGCGGCGGCGGGCCGCCACC
The window above is part of the Micromonospora inositola genome. Proteins encoded here:
- a CDS encoding class F sortase, with the translated sequence MTSADTTATPAGGRHGRPWRAAGVAVVVLLAMVGAGMIGASVRTVPPPRPPQPLAQAGPGDATTAAPATVGGAQVADQASATEQAPDAPDPDLAPVGLDRSNPTTISIPRIGVDAEIMTLGTNPDGTVQVPPLDQAQKAGWYAPGASPGEVGNAVIVGHVDSAKLGPAVFFSLGSLRQGDTITVAREDGRSVTFTVDEVKSYPKTAFPTELVYGPSDKPSLRVVTCGGAFDQSARSYLDNVIVLATMTQ